One stretch of Mycolicibacterium fallax DNA includes these proteins:
- a CDS encoding aldolase, translated as MSTFHDSKSDLMRRALDRLSGQVADSTLSTRAKIALTCRALFDAGHDSGLAGQITARAERPGTYHTQQLGLGFDEITEDNLLLVDEDLNVLEGTGMANPANRFHSWIYRARPDVNCIVHTHPFHVAALSMLEVPLIVSHMDVTPLYDDCAFLADWPGVPVGNEEGEIITAALGDKKAILLAHHGHVIAGASVEEACSLAILIERAAKLQLAAMAAGTVAELPPALAREAHDWTLTPKRSQANFAYYARRALARHPDALSH; from the coding sequence ATGAGCACCTTCCACGACAGCAAGTCCGACCTGATGCGGCGCGCCCTGGACCGACTGTCCGGGCAGGTGGCCGACTCGACCCTGAGCACCCGGGCGAAGATCGCGCTGACCTGCCGGGCGCTGTTCGACGCCGGCCACGACTCCGGGCTGGCCGGGCAGATCACCGCCCGCGCCGAGCGGCCCGGCACCTATCACACCCAGCAGCTCGGGCTCGGTTTCGACGAGATCACCGAGGACAACCTGCTGCTGGTCGATGAGGACCTCAACGTGCTGGAGGGCACCGGGATGGCCAACCCGGCCAACCGTTTTCACTCCTGGATCTACCGGGCCCGTCCGGACGTCAACTGCATCGTGCACACCCACCCGTTCCACGTCGCGGCGCTGTCGATGCTGGAGGTCCCGCTGATCGTCTCGCACATGGACGTCACCCCGCTCTACGACGACTGCGCGTTCCTGGCGGACTGGCCCGGGGTGCCGGTCGGCAACGAGGAAGGCGAGATCATCACCGCCGCACTGGGCGACAAGAAGGCGATCCTGCTGGCGCACCACGGGCACGTCATCGCCGGCGCCAGCGTCGAGGAGGCCTGCTCGCTGGCGATCCTGATCGAGCGGGCCGCCAAACTGCAGCTGGCCGCGATGGCCGCCGGCACCGTCGCCGAGCTGCCGCCGGCGCTGGCCCGGGAGGCGCACGACTGGACGCTGACCCCCAAGCGCAGCCAGGCCAACTTCGCCTACTACGCCCGGCGCGCGCTGGCCCGGCACCCCGACGCGCTGTCGCACTGA
- a CDS encoding helix-turn-helix domain-containing protein encodes MTALMRTVRRQRALTLADLAAATGLTKSYLSKVERARSTPSISAAMKIARALEVDVARLFTDDPAAASLTVERAAEHAGGRSHPIAATMLGKAMAPFLVRPGRQFATLDQATHPGQEFIFVHRGSVELNHDGRVTALEAGDCAYFDAAAPHALRRVGAEPAEVIVVTYAEPGRD; translated from the coding sequence ATGACGGCGCTGATGCGCACCGTGCGACGGCAGCGGGCCCTGACCCTGGCGGACCTGGCCGCCGCCACCGGCCTGACCAAGAGCTACCTGTCCAAGGTCGAGCGGGCCCGCAGCACGCCGTCGATCTCGGCGGCGATGAAGATCGCCCGGGCGCTCGAGGTCGACGTCGCCCGGCTGTTCACCGACGACCCGGCCGCCGCGTCGCTGACCGTCGAACGCGCCGCCGAGCACGCCGGCGGCCGCAGCCACCCGATCGCCGCGACCATGCTGGGCAAGGCGATGGCACCGTTCCTGGTCCGGCCCGGCCGCCAGTTCGCCACCCTGGACCAGGCCACCCACCCCGGGCAGGAATTCATCTTCGTGCACCGCGGCAGCGTCGAGTTGAACCACGACGGCCGGGTCACCGCGCTGGAGGCCGGTGACTGCGCCTACTTCGACGCCGCCGCGCCGCACGCGCTGCGCCGGGTCGGCGCGGAGCCCGCCGAGGTCATCGTCGTCACCTACGCCGAGCCGGGCCGCGATTAG
- a CDS encoding dihydrodipicolinate synthase family protein, translating into MSTEIHGIIAYPVTPFGADGGIDTAALTGLVDTLVNTGAHAIAPLGSTGEAAYLSEDEFDTVVEATVDAVGGRVPVIVGAGDLTTANTIRRARKAEQAGATAVMVLPVSYWKLNDREIATHYAAIGAAIGIPIMAYNNPATSGVDMSPELLVQMFGDVDNLTMVKESTGDLNRMLALRELSGGQLPYYNGSNPLVLDALTAGATGWCTAAPNLRPQPCLDLYAAVRAGDTERARVIYDELAPLLRFIVAGGLPSTVKAGLELLGRGVGDPRRPLLPLDDAGRAELRGLLG; encoded by the coding sequence GTGAGCACCGAGATCCACGGCATCATCGCCTACCCCGTCACCCCGTTCGGCGCCGACGGCGGGATCGACACCGCCGCGCTGACCGGCCTGGTCGACACCCTGGTCAACACCGGGGCGCACGCCATCGCCCCGCTGGGCAGCACCGGGGAGGCCGCCTACCTCAGCGAGGACGAGTTCGACACCGTCGTCGAGGCCACCGTGGACGCGGTCGGCGGCCGGGTGCCGGTCATCGTCGGGGCCGGGGACCTGACCACCGCCAACACCATCCGCCGGGCCCGCAAGGCCGAGCAGGCCGGGGCCACCGCGGTGATGGTGCTGCCGGTGTCCTACTGGAAACTCAACGACCGGGAGATCGCCACCCACTACGCGGCGATCGGCGCGGCCATCGGCATCCCGATCATGGCCTACAACAACCCCGCGACCAGCGGCGTCGACATGTCTCCGGAGCTGCTGGTGCAGATGTTCGGCGACGTGGACAACCTCACCATGGTCAAGGAGTCCACCGGTGACCTGAACCGCATGCTGGCGCTCAGGGAACTCTCCGGCGGGCAGCTGCCGTACTACAACGGCAGCAACCCGCTGGTGCTCGACGCGCTGACGGCCGGTGCGACGGGCTGGTGCACGGCGGCGCCGAACCTGCGCCCGCAGCCGTGCCTGGACCTGTACGCGGCGGTGCGCGCCGGGGACACCGAGCGGGCCCGGGTGATCTACGACGAGCTGGCCCCGCTGCTGCGTTTCATCGTCGCCGGCGGGCTGCCCAGCACCGTCAAGGCCGGCCTGGAGCTGCTCGGCCGCGGCGTCGGGGATCCGCGCCGCCCGCTGCTGCCGCTGGACGACGCCGGCCGCGCCGAGTTGCGCGGGCTGCTGGGCTGA